Within Pseudomonas sp. LBUM920, the genomic segment ATCACCTCATCGCGATCAGGCTGAAGGTTGTCCCAGCTGTTGGCTGCGAACGTATTGGTCGACATCGACGCGAAGCCGAGACCAATGAAAAAAGCGAGGGCGGTGCTGGGGAACAGATGCTTCATGCTGATTCGACGCGGGGGCAATTGATAACGCATATTAGGCCGTCTTTGAGGGAGCCGGTTCCATATGATCCGGTCGCATAATGCAAAAAGCCCGGCGCTACAGCTACGGGCTCAGTCCAGACTCACTATGGAGGCACTGTGAAAGCATTGCAAGGCGTTGAAGGTCATGTGGAGTGGCTGACAGAACCCAGCCCTACTTGCGATGTAGGCCAAGTTCGCATTTGTGTGGCGACTGCGGGCCTTAATCGCGCCGATTTATTACAGCGCGCCGGGCTCTATCCACCCCCGCCTGGCGCCAGCCACGTGCTGGGTCTTGAGTGCGCCGGGGTTATCAGTGAGGTCGGGCCGGGGTCGTCCTGGCAGGTCGGTGACCGCGTTTGCGCATTGCTCGCCGGTGGCGGCATGGCCGAAGAAGTGGTGGTGGATGCGCGCCATGTACTGCCGGTACCGGAAGGTTTGTCGCTGACCGAAGCAGCGGCTCTGCCCGAGGTGTACAGCACGGCGTGGCTGAATCTGTTCCAGCTGGCGGGCCTCAAGCCCGGTGAAAAAGTCTTGCTGCATGCCGGCGCCAGTGGTGTGGGCTCGGCGGCGATCCAGCTGTGCAAGGCGTTTGGCAGCCCGTGCTGGGTCAGCGTCGGCTCGGCGCAGCGCCTGGCGTACTGCGAGGCACTCGGTGCCCAGGGCGGCGTGGTACGTAATGACGGCATTGAAGGGCTAAGCGATTTCGGGCCGTTCGATGTGATCCTCGACCCGGTGGGTGGCAACTACGCCGCGCTGGACCTCAAGCTGCTGGCCCTGGACGGCCGCTGGGTATTGATCGGCTTGATGGGCGGGCGCGACGCGCAGCTCGACCTGGCGCAGGTGCTGGGCAAGCGCATTCAGCTGCTCGGCTCGACCCTGCGCAGCCGCAGCGATCAGTTCAAGGCAGACCTGTTCAGTGACTTGAGCCAGCAGGTATGGCCGCTGTTTGCCGAGGGACGCTTGAGCCCGCAACTGGCCAAGACCTTCCCGATCAAGGATGCCGAGGCGGCGTTTGCCGAGTTGGCGAGCAACCAGATTTCCGGGAAATTGGTGTTGGTGATTGACGAGAGTTTGGTCTGACACCCGTCTCCGGCTGAAATGAGATCAAAGTGTGGGAGCGGGCTTGCTCGCGAAGGCGGAGTGTCAGATGAAACATTCTTCACTGACAAACCGCTTTCGCGAGCAAGCCCGCTCCCACAGTGGATTGGATTTCAATTCAAGGAGCGCAGTGTCATACCCAGTGATGAATCGGCCAGCCGGCCTTTTCTGCATGTTCACGCAACACCGGATCCGGATTCACCACCTGCGGGTGATCCACTTTCAGCAGCAGTGGCAAATCATTGCGTGAATCCGAGTAGAAATACGCGCCGTCGAGCGTCTCGCTTTCCTGCTCCAGCCATTCCAGCAACCGCGTGATCTTGCCTTCACGGTACGTCAGTACACCCACGGTATGGCCGCTGTACACGCCATGGCTGACATCCAGGTCGATGCCCAGCACTTCATCAATACCAATACGTGCCGCAATCGGTTTGACCAGGTGGGTGCCCGACGCGGAAATCACCAGAATCCGGTCGCCGTTCGCGCGGTGGCGAGCGATGGTCTTGGTGGCGTCACTGTAGATCAGCGGCTCGATGACGTCCTCGACCCACGGCTCTACCAGGTGCTCGATCTCTTCCGGCGTGCGGCCGATCATGGGTTCCAGGCTGAAGTCCATGAAGGCTTCCATGCGCAGCTTGCCCTGGCCGTAGGCGTCCATCAATTCGTTGTTCTTGCGCATGAATGACTCAGGGTCGACCCAGCCCAGGCGGCCCATCTGCTCGCTCCACAGGGTGGCGCAGTCGCCGTGGATCAAGGTGTCGTCCAAATCAAAAATTACCAATGCCATCCGTCATGCTCTCTGAAATAAATCGTGGCGTCAGGCTACTTCACACAACGCACTGGGGTCGATGGAAAGTGCCAGGCGCTGGCCATCCGGGTGCAGGTCGTCGGCGGAACGGTTGAGCACATCCACCACCAATTCCACGCCGCGTGCCTCGATGCGGTAGCGAATCACGTTGCCCAGCAGGCTGTGGCTGCGCACCAGTGCGTCGAGTTCGCCGCTGCGGCTCAGTTCGATGGCCTCCGGGCGAATCGCAATGCGCCCACTGATCGGGCGTTGCAGCAATTGGCTGGCCTTGTCGGCGTCGAGCAGGTTGTAGTTGCCGATGAAACCGGCGGCGAACACATCCACCGGCGCGGTGTAGAGCGTCTCGGCATCACCGCTCTGCACGATCTTGCCCTGGTTCATCAGGAAGATGCGGTCGGACATGGTCAGGGCTTCTTCCTGGTCATGGGTGACGAAAATCGTGGTCAGCCCCAATTCGCGCTGAATCTGGCGGATCTGTTCGCGCAGGTGCTTGCGGATCCGCGCGTCCAGCGCCGACAGCGGCTCATCGAGCAGCAACAGGCGTGGGCGGGTCACCAGCGAGCGGGCGAGGGCCACGCGCTGGCACTGGCCACCGGACATCTGATGCGGGTAGCGGCCGGCGAGTTCTTTGAGCTCAACCAGTTGCAGCACTTCCTGCACGCGCTTATGGCTGTCGTCGGCGTTGACCTTTTGCATGCGCAGGCCGAAGGCAACGTTCTGCTCCACGGTCATGTTGGGGAACAGCGCGTAGCTCTGGAACACCATGCCGATGTGGCGTTTCTGCGGGCTGAGGGGAACGATGTCCTGGCCATCCAGCAGAATTTTGCCACTGTCCACCGACGTGAGGCCGGCGATGCAACGCAGCAAGGTCGACTTGCCGCAACCGGACGGGCCGAGCAGGGTGACGAATTCGCCCTTGGCGATCTCGCAATTGATGTCACTGAACACCGGGGTGCCGGCGTAGCCTTTTTGCAGGTGTTGGACGCTGACGAAGCTCATTGGCTTTTGTCCTTGTTCAAGATATTGGCGGCCCAGGTCAGCACCAGCACAAAGAAGAAATAGGAAATGACGACGGCACTGGTGAAGTGGCCGCTGCTGTTGCGCATGTTGTTGAGGTACACCTGCAGGGTTTCGTAGCGGGTGCCCACCAGGATGTTGGCGAACACGAACTCACCGAACAGGAACGAAAACGACAGCAGCAGCGCTACCATCAGGCCCTTGCGCAGGTTCGGCAGCACCACCAGGATTGCCGCCTGCCAGGTGCTCGCGCCGAGCAATTGCGAGGCGTCCATCAAGTCGCGCAGGTTGATCGCTTGCAGGTTGTTGGTGATCGCGCGGTACATGAACGGCAGGGCCACGGTGAAGTAGCAGCCGATCAGAATCCACGGCGTGCCCACCATCGCCAGCGGCCCGGAACCGTAGAGTTGCAGCAGGCCCACCGACGACACCACCGGCGGCACCGCGAAGGGCAGCAGGATGAGGATGTTCATCAGCGCGTCGAGCCGGGGGAAGTGGTAATGCACCACGAACAGCAGCGGCAGAATCAGCACCACTGACAGGATCAGCGCACCCACGCACACCAGCAGCGACTGGCCAAAGGCGGCCAGAAAGCGTGGGTCGCTCCACAGCTGCACATACCATTTCACCGTGAAGCCGGCCGGCAGGATCGTCGCTGACCAGCTGCTGGCAATGGAGTAGACAAAGGTGCCCACCAGCGGCAACACCAAAATCGCAAACAACAGGTACACCACTACGCGATGGTAGAGGGAGGCCGAGCCGGCTTCAGCGCGAGACATGGTAGCTCCTCTTGAGCAGCAATTGATGAACCACGGTGACCACGGTCATCAGCGCCACCAGCACCACGGCCAGGGCACTGGCCATGTTCGGGTCCAGGGAAATATCACCGGAGACCATCGCCGCGATGCGGATCGGCAGCACGTTGAAGTTGCCGGTGGTCAGCGCGTACACCGTGGCATAGGCGCCCAGAGCATTGGCCAGCAGGATCACGAAAGTGCCGAGCAGCGCCGGGGTGAGCACCGGCAAGCCGATGTGCCGCCAGAACTGCCAGCCGCTGGCGCCCAGCAGCGAGGCCGATTCACGCCAGTCTTCACGCAACGCATCGAAGGCCGGGTAGAGCAGCAGCACGCCCAATGGAATCTGGAAGTAGGTGTACAGAATGATCAGGCCGGTTTTGGAATACAGGTTGAAGTCCTGAATGATCCCGGCCTGCTTGAGCATGATCGTGATGCTGCCGTTGAAGCCCAGCAGGATGATGAAGGCGAAGGCCAGCGGCACGCCGGCAAAGTTGCTGGTCATGTTGGCGAAAGCGGTGACGAAATTGCGCAACGGCCCATCGACGCGGCGCAACGAATAGCTGCCGAGCACCGAGATGATGATGCCGAACACGCTGGAGTAGAAGCTGATCTCCAGGCTGTACTGGATGGCTTGCAGGTAGAACTTCGAACTGAAGATCTTGATGAAGTTGGCCACGCCCCAGCCGAACTCCTCCGATTGCAGGCTGTTGACCAACACCCACACCAGCGGGGCGATTTCAAACACGATAAAGAACAGCGCAAAGGGCACCAGGCAGAGGATCGCCAGCCATTTGCCACGGGTTAGGGAATTCACTTCAACAGCTCCCGGCATACAGGTTTGTCGTGGGGCACCCCGAGCAGTTCGCAGACAGTGCCGCACAGTTCGGTTTGCTTGGGTCGGGCAGAAGGGTCGAAGTTGAAGGCCGAGCCCAGCACGAACAGGGGCACTTCACGCTCCTCGGGCAGCAGGCCGTTGTGCGAGCGATCGTTGTTCATGCCGTGGTCGGCGGTCACCAGCACCTGGTAGCCGGCGTCGAGCCAGCCTTGCAGGTAATCGGCGAGGATGATGTCGGCCGAGCGTGCGCTGTTGCGGTATTGCGAGGTATCGAGGCCGTGCTTGTGGCCGGCGTCATCGATGTTCATCGGGTGCACCACGAGGAAATTCGGCGCGTGTTTGCGGCGCAGGCTTTCGGCGTCGGCGAACAGGTGCGAATCCGGGTAGTGGTCATTCCAGTAAAAATGCCCGTGCTGGATCGCCAGCGCCTTGTCGTCGGTATGGCGATCACGCGCGGCAATAAAGGGCGTGCGGTTATACAACTCGCTGACCCAGTGGTAAGCCGCCGCCGCTGTGGTGAGGCCGGCGTCGGTGGCGTAATGGAAAATGCTGCGCTGGTTGGACAGGCGCGAGACATTGTTGTGGACGATGCCGCTGTCGATCGGTGGCACGCCGGTGAGGATGCATTCATACAACGGCCGGGACAGGGCCGGCAGTTCACAGTCCAGTTTGTAAAGCGCTGCGCGTCCTGCGCCGATATAGGCCTGGAGATGCCCCATGGCATGTCGGGCAACCTCGTAGTTCAGGCCGTCGAGCACCACAAGGATGACGTTGTGCTTCATAGGGGCTGGGGCTCCGCGACGGTAGGTTCGACTCAATTTCCCTGGCTGAACGGGATCAAACATGTGGGAGCGGGCTTGCTCGCGAAAGCGGTGTGACAGGCAACACTTCTTTCTCTGAACCATCGCTTTCGCGAGCAAGCCCGCTCCCACACAAGCCCGCTTCCACATTGGATCTCCAGTGGAGAGCCAATGTGGGTTGAAGCCTTACTGCATATTGATGATGACTTCTTCCTGCCATTTTTGCGGCAGTGCCTTGGAGGTCTTCTCCCAAGCGTCGGCATCCTTGATCGGCGTGACTTTCTTGTATTGCTCGTTCGGCAGCAGCTTGGCCTGCACGTCAGCCGGCAAGGTCAAGTGCTCGGCACGGATCGGACGGGCGTTGCCGCGCGCCAGGTTGGTCTGGCCGGCGTCGCTGAAGATGTACTCACGGGTCAGCTTGGCGGCGTTCGGGTGCTTGGCGTATTTGTTGATGATGGTGGTGTAGCCGGAAATCACCGAGCCGTCCGATGGGATCAGCACCACGTAGTCATCCGGGTTGGCCATCTTGGCTTTGTAGCTCAGGCCGTTGAAGTCCCAGACCACGCCCACTTCGACTTCGCCTTTTTCCATGGTGGCGATGGTCGGGTTGGCCAGCGACAGGCGGCCTTGCTTGGCGATGTCGGCGAACATCAGCAGCGCAGGCTGGATGTTCTTCTCGTCGCCACCGTTGGCCAGGGCTGCCGCGAGCACGCCGTTGGCGGCCTGGGCGGCGGTGCTCACGTCACCGATGGAAACTTTGTATTTGCCGGTTTTCAAGTCAGCCCAGCTTGTTGGGGCTTCGGAGCCGTGCAGCAGCTTTTTATTGACGATAAAGGCGATGGTGCCGGTGTAGGCCAGGGCCCAGTTGCCATCTTTATCTTTTGCCCAGTCCGGCACTTGCGCCCAGGTGCTCGGCTTGTACGGTTGGGCCACGCCCTGTTTCACCGCGATCGGGCCGAAGGCGGCACCGACGTCACCGATATCGGCGCTGGCGTTGTCTTTCTCGGCGGCGAACTTGGCGATTTCCTGGGCCGAGCTCATGTCGGTGTCGATGTGCTTGAGGCCGTAGGTTTTGGCCAGGTCTTCCCAGGTGCCTTTCCAGTTGGCCCAGTCATCGGGCATGCCGACGCTGTTGACGGCGCCTTCGGCTTTCGCGGCGGCTTCCAGAGTCTTTAGATCGGTATCAGCAGCCATGGCGGCGGTGCACATGGCAATGGTCGAGCCTAACAGTGATGCCAGGAAAAGCTTTTTCATCCGAAGCTCCTTTGGGCGTTTTCAACGCGGCGTTTTTATGAACGTTTGCGGTGGTGTTGGTCTAGGTCAGAGCAATACCTGAGCCAATCTAGGCTCGGTGCATGACAGTTTCATGTCGATGTCGTTTTTTAATCGCTTTTGTCGCTCATTCCAGACTCAGCGTAGACCATGCCCAAGTGCCCGCAGGCCCTGGACTTGGCCGATGTATTGCAGGGTGTGGTGCAGGGCGTGGACAGGGACTGTCATCTGTCGGTCATCTGTAATGCCTAGGCTGGCACGCAGTAGCAAAAGCCCATTTACGGAGCGGTTTGTGCACCTGAACGGTGCTGGTCTAGTCCAGATAGGTAACGTTGATGCGTGATGAGGCAATCAAGGCGGTGACATCCATCGGCCTGGCGCTGCAAGAGCAGATCGACCACGGCCTGTTGCCGCCCGCGAGTAAATTGCCCGCCGAGCGCAAGCTCAGCGAGTTGTTCGGTACCACTCGCATTACCGTGCGGGAAGCCTTGTTACAGCTGGAAGCCCAAGGCCAGATTTACCGTGAGGAGCGCCGTGGCTGGTTCGTTTCGCCGCCGCGGCTGGCCTACAACCTGATGCAACGCAGCCACTTTCACGCGATGGTTGGGGATCAGGGCCGGGTGGCGTCCACCGAAGTGATTTCTGCGCGGCTGCAACCGGCGTCGGCAGCAGTGTGCGCGTGGTTGCAGTTGCCGGCGCTGTCGAGTGTGATCCAGATCTGCCGAGGCCGGCGGATTGATGGGCGCCTGGTGTTGTATGTGGAGCACTACCTGAACCCGCAGTACTTTCCGGGGATTCTGGGGTGTGATCTGAATCAGTCGATGACCGAACTGTATGCGCGCAAGTACGACCTGCACTATGGCCGTGTGCGCTTTGAAATCGTGCCGACGTCACTGCCGGTGGAGGCCGCCGCCGCGTTGCGCGTGTCGGTGGGCAGCCCGGGGTTGCGCATTGCCCGGGTCAACTATGACCAGCACCAGCGGTTGATCGACTGCGACCTGGAGTTCTGGCGCCATGATGCGATTCACGTCGGCGTGGATGTGGTGTGACCTTCGGGTGCTGGGCTGGCCGACAGTCAGCAGGTGCACCGCGAGCTTAATGGGGGAGCTGGGTTGCCTGCGATGCGGGCGCCTCGGTACATCAGGCAAATAACATTGATGCTATCGCAGGCAAGCCAGCTCCCACACTTGAACCGAGATCGACTTGAAGAATCGCTCGCCTATGGCATCAGTGTCTTGATCACCTGATCCACGTTACCTTCCAACTCCGCCACCGGGTCCGCACCGTCGACGTTCAACACCAATAGCTGCGCACCGGATGCCGTCACTGCTGCTTTCACCGCTTCGCTCGGTTGACGATGGTGCAGCACCACGGCCACGTCGCTGTCCTTCAAGCGGGCGGTTAACCCCTGCAGCGCTTCGGGCGTCCAGTCGGCGTCCGGCCGTGCATCGGTGCTGACCACTTCCAGGTTCAGACTGCTGACCAGGTACGCAAAGTGATCGCTCAGGCTGACCACGCTCAGGTTATCGGCCTGCGCCAGGCGCGCTTCGCTGTCGGCGTTGAGTTTGAGCAGGCGCTGCTTGAGGGCGGCGAGGTTGGCATCAATCGTCGGTTTGGCATTCGGCGCCAGCCGGCTCAGGTCGGCGGCCATCACATCGGCCATGCGCCCCATATTGTTGCTTGACTGCCAGGGCTGGCTGTTCAGCCCGTCGGTGCTGCCTGGTTGCACGGCAATGCCCGGCAGGCCGCCGTCCACCGGGCGCGCAGCGTCGATTTCGACGATGCGGATATTGCTGCGCCGCGCCACCGGATACAGCGGGTCATCCGGCCACAACGAGCGCAGGCCGATGGCGGCGTCGGCGTCCGACGCGAGGGTATTCAGTGTCTGCGCGCCACGGCCGGTGAAGTAGGACACCTGCCGAGAACCTGGCAGGTTGGCAGGGGCGGCGCGTTCAAGCTTCACGTCGGTGCCTTTTAGCAGTACCTCGGCCAAGCCGTAAGTGATGGGCAACGAGGCCACGACTTTGACCGACTTCTTTGCTTTGGTCAGCGCGGCATGGCCGAGACCCTGGTTGACTTTGAAGTCGTTGGGATTAAAACCATCGACGGCGGCCAGCGCCGAAGTGCTGACCAAACAAGCGATGGCCAAGGCCAGTGGGCGAAAAAAAGGGCGCATTATCCAAGATTCCCTTTGAGGCTGGGCACGGTGCCGCGCGCGATGGCGGCGAAGGCGAAAGCGATACCGGCAACCAGAATGATCGCGGCGCCGGACGGAATAGGCAGGTCGAAGATGATCGGCAGCAGAATGCCGCACAGCGTGCTGACGGTGGCGATCACTACCGACACCCAGAAAAAACCTTTGAGCGACTGGCTCAGCAGGCGCGCCGCCGCGGCTGGAATCACCAGCAGGGCGCCCACCAGGATCGCGCCGATGACCTTGACCGCCGCCACGGTGATCAACGTCACCAGAATCACGAACAGGTAGTCCAGGGTTTTTACCGCCACACCGCGCACGGCGGCCAGTTGCGGGTTGAAACTGGCGAGCATGATGCGGTTGTACAGCGGCAACGCCAGCGCCATCACCAGCGAGCCAACCACGGCCAGCACCAGCAAATCATTGCCGTTGACCGTCAGCACCGAACCAAACAGCACGTTTTCCAGAATGTGCACGTTGATCTTGCCCGCCAGAATCAGCAACAGGCTCGCGCCCAACGCCAGCGACACGGAGAGGAACACGCCGATCAAGGTGTCCGGCGCCAGGCCGGTGCGGTTGCGCAGGTAATTGAGCAGGATGCCGAACAGCAGGCAGTAGCCGAACAGCGCACCATATGGCCCGGTATAGGGCTCACCTAACAGAAT encodes:
- a CDS encoding alkaline phosphatase family protein, with amino-acid sequence MKHNVILVVLDGLNYEVARHAMGHLQAYIGAGRAALYKLDCELPALSRPLYECILTGVPPIDSGIVHNNVSRLSNQRSIFHYATDAGLTTAAAAYHWVSELYNRTPFIAARDRHTDDKALAIQHGHFYWNDHYPDSHLFADAESLRRKHAPNFLVVHPMNIDDAGHKHGLDTSQYRNSARSADIILADYLQGWLDAGYQVLVTADHGMNNDRSHNGLLPEEREVPLFVLGSAFNFDPSARPKQTELCGTVCELLGVPHDKPVCRELLK
- a CDS encoding metal ABC transporter permease produces the protein MSYEAFRLMVQGWASSGYLPEALAYGFVVNALLAGLLIGPVLGGLGTLVVVKRFAFFSEAVGHAALTGVAVGILLGEPYTGPYGALFGYCLLFGILLNYLRNRTGLAPDTLIGVFLSVSLALGASLLLILAGKINVHILENVLFGSVLTVNGNDLLVLAVVGSLVMALALPLYNRIMLASFNPQLAAVRGVAVKTLDYLFVILVTLITVAAVKVIGAILVGALLVIPAAAARLLSQSLKGFFWVSVVIATVSTLCGILLPIIFDLPIPSGAAIILVAGIAFAFAAIARGTVPSLKGNLG
- a CDS encoding UTRA domain-containing protein encodes the protein MRDEAIKAVTSIGLALQEQIDHGLLPPASKLPAERKLSELFGTTRITVREALLQLEAQGQIYREERRGWFVSPPRLAYNLMQRSHFHAMVGDQGRVASTEVISARLQPASAAVCAWLQLPALSSVIQICRGRRIDGRLVLYVEHYLNPQYFPGILGCDLNQSMTELYARKYDLHYGRVRFEIVPTSLPVEAAAALRVSVGSPGLRIARVNYDQHQRLIDCDLEFWRHDAIHVGVDVV
- a CDS encoding ABC transporter permease; translation: MPGAVEVNSLTRGKWLAILCLVPFALFFIVFEIAPLVWVLVNSLQSEEFGWGVANFIKIFSSKFYLQAIQYSLEISFYSSVFGIIISVLGSYSLRRVDGPLRNFVTAFANMTSNFAGVPLAFAFIILLGFNGSITIMLKQAGIIQDFNLYSKTGLIILYTYFQIPLGVLLLYPAFDALREDWRESASLLGASGWQFWRHIGLPVLTPALLGTFVILLANALGAYATVYALTTGNFNVLPIRIAAMVSGDISLDPNMASALAVVLVALMTVVTVVHQLLLKRSYHVSR
- a CDS encoding HAD family phosphatase, with the translated sequence MALVIFDLDDTLIHGDCATLWSEQMGRLGWVDPESFMRKNNELMDAYGQGKLRMEAFMDFSLEPMIGRTPEEIEHLVEPWVEDVIEPLIYSDATKTIARHRANGDRILVISASGTHLVKPIAARIGIDEVLGIDLDVSHGVYSGHTVGVLTYREGKITRLLEWLEQESETLDGAYFYSDSRNDLPLLLKVDHPQVVNPDPVLREHAEKAGWPIHHWV
- a CDS encoding metal ABC transporter solute-binding protein, Zn/Mn family; amino-acid sequence: MRPFFRPLALAIACLVSTSALAAVDGFNPNDFKVNQGLGHAALTKAKKSVKVVASLPITYGLAEVLLKGTDVKLERAAPANLPGSRQVSYFTGRGAQTLNTLASDADAAIGLRSLWPDDPLYPVARRSNIRIVEIDAARPVDGGLPGIAVQPGSTDGLNSQPWQSSNNMGRMADVMAADLSRLAPNAKPTIDANLAALKQRLLKLNADSEARLAQADNLSVVSLSDHFAYLVSSLNLEVVSTDARPDADWTPEALQGLTARLKDSDVAVVLHHRQPSEAVKAAVTASGAQLLVLNVDGADPVAELEGNVDQVIKTLMP
- a CDS encoding ABC transporter ATP-binding protein, coding for MSFVSVQHLQKGYAGTPVFSDINCEIAKGEFVTLLGPSGCGKSTLLRCIAGLTSVDSGKILLDGQDIVPLSPQKRHIGMVFQSYALFPNMTVEQNVAFGLRMQKVNADDSHKRVQEVLQLVELKELAGRYPHQMSGGQCQRVALARSLVTRPRLLLLDEPLSALDARIRKHLREQIRQIQRELGLTTIFVTHDQEEALTMSDRIFLMNQGKIVQSGDAETLYTAPVDVFAAGFIGNYNLLDADKASQLLQRPISGRIAIRPEAIELSRSGELDALVRSHSLLGNVIRYRIEARGVELVVDVLNRSADDLHPDGQRLALSIDPSALCEVA
- a CDS encoding zinc-binding dehydrogenase; the encoded protein is MKALQGVEGHVEWLTEPSPTCDVGQVRICVATAGLNRADLLQRAGLYPPPPGASHVLGLECAGVISEVGPGSSWQVGDRVCALLAGGGMAEEVVVDARHVLPVPEGLSLTEAAALPEVYSTAWLNLFQLAGLKPGEKVLLHAGASGVGSAAIQLCKAFGSPCWVSVGSAQRLAYCEALGAQGGVVRNDGIEGLSDFGPFDVILDPVGGNYAALDLKLLALDGRWVLIGLMGGRDAQLDLAQVLGKRIQLLGSTLRSRSDQFKADLFSDLSQQVWPLFAEGRLSPQLAKTFPIKDAEAAFAELASNQISGKLVLVIDESLV
- a CDS encoding ABC transporter permease; the encoded protein is MSRAEAGSASLYHRVVVYLLFAILVLPLVGTFVYSIASSWSATILPAGFTVKWYVQLWSDPRFLAAFGQSLLVCVGALILSVVLILPLLFVVHYHFPRLDALMNILILLPFAVPPVVSSVGLLQLYGSGPLAMVGTPWILIGCYFTVALPFMYRAITNNLQAINLRDLMDASQLLGASTWQAAILVVLPNLRKGLMVALLLSFSFLFGEFVFANILVGTRYETLQVYLNNMRNSSGHFTSAVVISYFFFVLVLTWAANILNKDKSQ
- a CDS encoding ABC transporter substrate-binding protein, producing the protein MKKLFLASLLGSTIAMCTAAMAADTDLKTLEAAAKAEGAVNSVGMPDDWANWKGTWEDLAKTYGLKHIDTDMSSAQEIAKFAAEKDNASADIGDVGAAFGPIAVKQGVAQPYKPSTWAQVPDWAKDKDGNWALAYTGTIAFIVNKKLLHGSEAPTSWADLKTGKYKVSIGDVSTAAQAANGVLAAALANGGDEKNIQPALLMFADIAKQGRLSLANPTIATMEKGEVEVGVVWDFNGLSYKAKMANPDDYVVLIPSDGSVISGYTTIINKYAKHPNAAKLTREYIFSDAGQTNLARGNARPIRAEHLTLPADVQAKLLPNEQYKKVTPIKDADAWEKTSKALPQKWQEEVIINMQ